From the genome of Saccopteryx bilineata isolate mSacBil1 chromosome 6, mSacBil1_pri_phased_curated, whole genome shotgun sequence, one region includes:
- the RWDD4 gene encoding RWD domain-containing protein 4 isoform X2, which yields MNAFFNNTISSAVKQSILAKLQEAVEVNLGTAMTYTLFEYAKDNKEQFMENHHPVHSTASVSNIISVETPNTVPSSKKKDKREQLSKAQKRKLADKTDHKGELPRGWNWVDVVKVYNLYILIFKKIMTIAIE from the exons ATGAACGCGTTCTTTAACAACACCAT ATCCTCAGCTGTCAAGCAGAGCATACTAGCCAAATTACAGGAAGCCGTGGAGGTGAATCTGGGCACCGCCATGACCTACACGTTGTTTGAATACGCCAAGGACAACAAAGAGCAGTTCATGGAGAATCACCATCCCGTTCACTCCACG GCATCCGTAAGCAACATCATCTCAGTTGAAACTCCTAATACAGTTCCTTCaagtaagaaaaaagacaaaagagaacaGCTTTCAAAAGCCCAGAAACGTAAGCTGGCAGATAAAACAG ACCACAAAGGAGAACTTCCTCGAGGATGGAACTGGGTTGATGTGGTGAAGGTATATAATCTTTATATTCTCATCTTCAAAAAAATTATGACTATTGCCATTGAATAA
- the RWDD4 gene encoding RWD domain-containing protein 4 isoform X1, which yields MSANEDQEMELEALRSIYEGDESFRELSPVSFQYRIGENGDPKAFLIEVSWTESYPQTPPVISMNAFFNNTISSAVKQSILAKLQEAVEVNLGTAMTYTLFEYAKDNKEQFMENHHPVHSTASVSNIISVETPNTVPSSKKKDKREQLSKAQKRKLADKTDHKGELPRGWNWVDVVKVYNLYILIFKKIMTIAIE from the exons ATGAGTGCCAACGAGGACCAGGAG ATGGAACTGGAGGCATTACGTTCTATATATGAAGGAGATGAAAGTTTCCGGGAATTAAGTCCAGTTTCGTTTCAATATAGG ATAGGCGAAAACGGCGACCCCAAAGCCTTCTTAATTGAGGTTTCCTGGACAGAGAGCTACCCCCAGACACCTCCGGTTATATCTATGAACGCGTTCTTTAACAACACCAT ATCCTCAGCTGTCAAGCAGAGCATACTAGCCAAATTACAGGAAGCCGTGGAGGTGAATCTGGGCACCGCCATGACCTACACGTTGTTTGAATACGCCAAGGACAACAAAGAGCAGTTCATGGAGAATCACCATCCCGTTCACTCCACG GCATCCGTAAGCAACATCATCTCAGTTGAAACTCCTAATACAGTTCCTTCaagtaagaaaaaagacaaaagagaacaGCTTTCAAAAGCCCAGAAACGTAAGCTGGCAGATAAAACAG ACCACAAAGGAGAACTTCCTCGAGGATGGAACTGGGTTGATGTGGTGAAGGTATATAATCTTTATATTCTCATCTTCAAAAAAATTATGACTATTGCCATTGAATAA